One Candidatus Thermokryptus mobilis DNA window includes the following coding sequences:
- the fabD gene encoding ACP S-malonyltransferase: MKIAFVFPGQASQYVGMGKDLYEGNSLVKEIYDRAEEILGFELKKICFEGPEELLKQTRITQPAIFVHSYVVSKLLEGKLKADMAAGHSLGEYSALVYADALDFETALMIVKVRGELMQKAGEQNPGTMAAIVGLDDEKVKKICEEVKDGIVQPANFNAIGQVVISGEVGAVKMAMEIAKREGAKMVKELVVSGAFHSPLMESAKDELKKILDEVKFRKPKIPVYFNVTAKPTFEAEEIKDLLYLQITKPVLWTQTILNMRSDGAVKFYEIGPGKVLQGLIKRTLEDVEVAGFDKLSDIQNLKDGLV, translated from the coding sequence ATGAAAATCGCTTTTGTTTTTCCGGGTCAAGCATCTCAATATGTCGGCATGGGAAAAGATTTATATGAGGGGAATAGTTTAGTTAAAGAAATTTATGACAGAGCGGAGGAAATTCTTGGTTTTGAGTTGAAGAAAATTTGTTTTGAAGGACCAGAGGAATTGCTTAAGCAGACGAGGATAACGCAACCAGCGATTTTTGTCCATAGTTATGTTGTTTCAAAACTTCTTGAGGGTAAGTTAAAAGCGGATATGGCAGCGGGGCATTCGCTTGGGGAATATTCAGCTCTTGTCTATGCAGATGCTTTAGATTTTGAAACAGCTCTTATGATTGTAAAAGTTCGTGGTGAATTGATGCAAAAAGCCGGGGAGCAGAACCCAGGGACGATGGCAGCAATTGTTGGGCTTGATGATGAAAAAGTTAAAAAAATATGCGAGGAGGTTAAAGATGGAATAGTTCAGCCGGCTAATTTTAATGCTATAGGTCAAGTGGTTATCTCTGGGGAGGTTGGGGCGGTAAAGATGGCGATGGAAATTGCAAAGCGTGAGGGTGCGAAAATGGTGAAGGAACTTGTTGTAAGTGGCGCTTTCCATTCCCCACTTATGGAAAGTGCGAAAGATGAACTCAAAAAAATCCTTGATGAGGTAAAATTTAGAAAACCAAAAATCCCCGTCTATTTCAATGTAACTGCTAAACCGACATTTGAAGCCGAAGAAATAAAAGACCTTCTTTACCTTCAAATCACGAAACCAGTTCTCTGGACGCAGACAATCCTAAACATGCGCTCTGACGGGGCTGTGAAGTTTTATGAAATTGGACCGGGGAAGGTCCTTCAAGGTTTGATAAAAAGAACGCTTGAAGATGTTGAAGTTGCCGGCTTTGACAAACTCAGCGATATACAAAATTTAAAAGATGGGCTTGTATGA
- a CDS encoding ABC transporter permease — protein MWLSRKIKIKTLFNIAEKEFVQLSRDPRSIFIIIFIPIFLLVVFGYGVTMDIKNINLIVCDQSKTSLSDEFIREFISSGFFKLVGYVDDLRKIDGFLVSGRAKVGIVISHDFANEIELGRPVKVQIIVDGSDANTANVVLGYVQQIVQGFSRDEIENYIFKITGRNIPAIDLKPRIWFNQELKSVNFFIPGLMGLIMMVMTVLMTSLSISRERELGSFERLISTPLSPNFIIAGKLIPYAVLAFIDSVLILLAGYILFNLKVKGDLFSLLLVTVIFIFCGLNIGLIISTVARSQQSTMAIAFISTVVPTFILSGFVFPIRNMPWVLQMLSYLVPARYYLDVIRGIILKGNGLFEQVEYVFVLLFFIFFTFVVASLRLRKLMREI, from the coding sequence TTGTGGCTCTCACGAAAAATAAAAATCAAAACGCTATTTAATATAGCTGAAAAGGAATTCGTCCAGCTAAGTCGTGACCCAAGAAGCATCTTTATAATTATTTTCATACCAATTTTTCTCCTTGTAGTTTTTGGATATGGGGTTACAATGGACATCAAAAATATCAATCTTATCGTATGCGACCAGAGTAAAACAAGTTTAAGTGATGAATTCATAAGGGAGTTCATTTCTTCTGGTTTTTTCAAGTTGGTTGGCTATGTTGATGATTTGAGGAAGATAGATGGTTTTCTTGTGTCGGGCAGAGCAAAAGTTGGAATAGTTATATCACATGATTTTGCAAACGAAATTGAGTTAGGAAGACCTGTTAAGGTTCAGATAATAGTTGACGGTAGCGATGCAAATACGGCAAATGTTGTACTTGGCTATGTTCAACAAATCGTTCAAGGTTTTTCAAGAGATGAAATTGAAAATTATATTTTTAAAATCACTGGAAGAAATATCCCAGCAATTGACCTGAAACCGAGAATTTGGTTTAATCAGGAACTTAAGAGTGTAAATTTTTTCATCCCGGGGCTTATGGGATTGATCATGATGGTGATGACTGTTTTGATGACATCGCTTTCAATATCAAGGGAAAGGGAACTGGGTTCATTTGAGAGGTTGATATCAACACCGCTTTCTCCAAATTTCATCATTGCCGGTAAATTAATCCCTTATGCTGTTCTTGCTTTCATTGATTCGGTTCTCATCCTTCTTGCTGGTTATATTCTTTTCAACCTTAAAGTCAAAGGCGATTTATTTTCTCTTTTGCTTGTGACGGTTATTTTTATTTTTTGTGGGTTAAACATCGGCTTGATAATTTCAACCGTTGCGAGGTCTCAGCAATCAACCATGGCGATAGCTTTTATTTCAACGGTTGTTCCTACTTTCATACTTTCTGGTTTTGTTTTTCCGATAAGAAATATGCCTTGGGTTTTGCAAATGCTTTCATATCTTGTCCCAGCAAGATATTATCTTGATGTGATACGAGGTATAATTTTGAAAGGGAATGGACTTTTTGAGCAGGTTGAGTATGTCTTTGTTCTTTTGTTTTTTATTTTTTTCACTTTTGTAGTTGCTTCATTAAGGTTAAGAAAATTGATGCGTGAAATTTAA
- a CDS encoding beta-ketoacyl-ACP synthase III: MGQRRATITAVGHYVPEKVLSNFDLEKMVDTSDEWIRTRTGIRERRILEKGATSDLAVEAIKRLFENSGVGPEDIEVIVVATVTPDMFFPSTAAVIQEKLGLKRAWGFDLSAACSGFIYALITGAQFIESGNYNKVLVVGADKMSAIVDYTDRNTCVLFGDGAGAVLLEPSDDPEYGILDHIFYMDGTGGKYLYMPGGGSLNPPTYETVDKKMHYIYQDGRAVFKVAVVGMADVSAEIVERNGLRGDDIDWLVPHQANLRIITATAERMGLDLSKVMINIDRYGNTTAATIPLCLSEYWECGKLKPGQRIVMSAFGAGYTWGAVLMRWSLPNPPQPRPDVARYCEEMDSRRFEIPEELKIKNNVAK; this comes from the coding sequence TTGGGGCAACGGAGAGCAACTATAACTGCTGTTGGTCATTATGTTCCTGAGAAAGTTCTTTCAAATTTTGATCTTGAAAAGATGGTTGATACAAGCGATGAATGGATAAGGACGAGAACTGGGATAAGAGAGAGGAGAATTCTTGAGAAGGGAGCAACATCTGACCTTGCGGTTGAGGCGATAAAGAGATTGTTTGAAAATAGCGGTGTTGGACCGGAAGATATTGAAGTTATAGTAGTTGCGACGGTTACACCTGATATGTTCTTTCCGTCAACTGCTGCGGTTATTCAAGAGAAGCTTGGTTTGAAGAGGGCTTGGGGATTTGATCTATCAGCTGCTTGTTCTGGCTTTATTTATGCTTTGATCACAGGGGCGCAGTTTATTGAATCAGGAAATTATAATAAAGTTCTTGTGGTTGGCGCTGACAAGATGAGCGCAATTGTTGATTATACGGATAGAAACACCTGTGTTCTTTTTGGAGATGGTGCCGGGGCAGTTTTGCTTGAACCAAGCGACGACCCTGAGTATGGAATACTTGACCATATTTTTTATATGGATGGAACCGGTGGAAAATATCTTTACATGCCAGGGGGTGGGAGTTTAAATCCGCCAACCTACGAAACAGTTGATAAAAAAATGCATTACATTTATCAAGATGGAAGAGCTGTTTTTAAAGTTGCTGTTGTCGGAATGGCGGATGTTTCTGCCGAGATAGTTGAAAGAAATGGGTTAAGGGGAGATGATATAGATTGGCTTGTTCCACATCAGGCGAATTTGAGAATTATTACGGCTACAGCTGAAAGAATGGGGCTTGATCTTTCAAAGGTGATGATAAACATAGATAGATACGGAAATACCACAGCTGCAACAATTCCACTTTGTCTGTCAGAGTATTGGGAATGTGGAAAACTTAAACCTGGGCAGAGAATAGTTATGTCTGCCTTTGGTGCTGGTTACACTTGGGGAGCTGTTTTGATGAGATGGTCGCTTCCAAATCCTCCGCAACCAAGACCAGATGTCGCAAGATATTGCGAGGAGATGGATTCAAGAAGGTTTGAGATACCGGAGGAATTGAAAATAAAGAACAATGTCGCTAAATGA
- a CDS encoding acyl carrier protein yields MDIEAKVKQIIVNKLNVSEDKVVPEASFINDLGADSLDTVELVMEFEKEFGIQVPDEDAEKIRTVGDAINYLKQKLGQA; encoded by the coding sequence ATGGACATTGAAGCAAAGGTCAAGCAGATAATCGTGAATAAGCTTAATGTGAGTGAGGATAAGGTAGTGCCGGAGGCGTCTTTTATCAATGATCTTGGTGCTGATTCGCTTGACACGGTTGAGCTTGTGATGGAATTTGAGAAGGAATTTGGGATTCAGGTTCCAGATGAAGATGCTGAGAAGATAAGAACAGTTGGCGATGCTATCAATTATTTGAAGCAAAAGCTTGGGCAAGCGTAA
- the rnc gene encoding ribonuclease III, whose translation MLGLIRKLKSLFKPKVDIISDEKFKELEKILGLKIKNRDIFVQALTHRSFVPIAKNKFKLRLESNERLEFLGDSILNLVAGELLYKAYPQASEGRLTRLRSRVINKGILIKYAYLLKLDEFILLSHSARRALMQGYNSLLADTFEAVVAAIYLDSGFEAVKTFLTRVFKEQIGEFDAKFYETTREHYKSILIEYSHKVNLDVSYRVVKIEGPEHERTFTVEVLLGGEVVGIGTGKSKKEAEKSAAYNALIKLGLIDPSLA comes from the coding sequence TTGTTAGGTTTAATACGAAAGTTAAAATCGCTTTTTAAGCCGAAGGTTGATATAATAAGCGATGAGAAGTTCAAGGAGCTTGAAAAAATTCTCGGGTTGAAGATAAAAAATAGGGATATTTTTGTTCAGGCGTTGACTCATCGTTCTTTTGTGCCGATAGCGAAAAATAAGTTCAAGCTACGGCTTGAATCAAATGAACGGCTTGAATTTCTGGGTGATTCAATTTTAAATCTTGTTGCTGGGGAATTGCTTTATAAAGCGTATCCGCAGGCGTCGGAGGGGAGGTTGACGCGCCTGCGGTCTCGTGTAATAAATAAGGGAATTTTGATAAAGTATGCATACTTGCTCAAACTTGACGAGTTCATACTTTTAAGCCATTCCGCACGAAGGGCACTTATGCAAGGGTATAATTCCCTACTTGCTGATACTTTTGAGGCTGTAGTTGCTGCTATCTATCTTGACTCTGGATTTGAAGCGGTGAAAACTTTTCTAACACGGGTTTTTAAGGAACAAATCGGCGAATTTGACGCAAAATTTTATGAGACGACAAGGGAGCATTACAAAAGCATACTGATTGAGTACTCCCACAAGGTTAATCTTGATGTAAGTTATAGAGTTGTAAAGATTGAGGGTCCAGAGCACGAGCGAACTTTCACTGTTGAAGTTTTACTCGGGGGAGAAGTTGTGGGAATTGGAACTGGCAAAAGTAAGAAGGAAGCAGAAAAGTCAGCTGCTTATAACGCTTTGATAAAACTTGGACTAATTGACCCATCTTTGGCTTGA
- the fabG gene encoding 3-oxoacyl-[acyl-carrier-protein] reductase yields the protein MASLKDKVAIITGGSRGIGRAIAKALALEGCSIAITYKSSSAQAQELVNEILNMNSKALAIQADSAKFEDAQRVVDEVLKNFGKIDILINNAGITRDNLLLRMSEEDWDEVIETNLKGVFNFTKAAIKHMISQRSGKIINIASVVGLIGNPGQANYAASKAGIIGFTKALAKEVASRNIQVNVVAPGYVETEMTEKLSEEQKKRLFELIPAKRIAKPEEIAYVVKFLASHEADYITGQVIVVDGGLTA from the coding sequence ATGGCGTCTTTAAAGGATAAGGTAGCTATAATCACTGGCGGTTCAAGGGGAATCGGAAGGGCGATCGCTAAGGCACTTGCTTTGGAAGGATGCTCAATCGCGATAACTTATAAAAGCTCCTCCGCACAAGCACAGGAACTTGTCAATGAAATTTTAAATATGAATTCAAAAGCGTTGGCGATTCAAGCCGATTCGGCAAAGTTTGAAGATGCTCAAAGGGTTGTTGATGAGGTCTTGAAAAATTTTGGCAAAATTGATATACTTATTAATAACGCAGGAATAACTCGTGATAATCTTTTACTTAGGATGAGCGAAGAGGATTGGGATGAGGTTATTGAGACAAATTTAAAAGGTGTTTTTAACTTTACTAAGGCAGCTATAAAGCATATGATAAGTCAGAGGTCGGGCAAGATAATAAACATCGCTTCAGTTGTGGGTTTAATTGGTAATCCTGGGCAGGCAAATTACGCTGCTTCAAAGGCTGGGATAATCGGTTTTACGAAGGCACTTGCAAAGGAAGTAGCTTCAAGAAACATACAGGTCAATGTTGTTGCACCAGGTTATGTAGAGACCGAGATGACCGAAAAATTAAGTGAAGAGCAAAAAAAGCGTCTATTTGAGCTTATTCCTGCCAAGAGGATTGCAAAGCCGGAGGAAATAGCTTATGTCGTTAAATTTCTCGCTTCCCATGAAGCAGATTATATAACCGGGCAAGTAATTGTCGTTGATGGTGGTTTGACCGCATAA
- a CDS encoding DUF3109 family protein, with the protein MSELNVGVEPERGAFQGKFVYVKNFKIDTIVFSAGFVPFCNVPVCRANCCYWGVYVDLKEREKILAHKDLILKFMDETQPKDVELWFEKEEWEDPDFPSGKCVGTNVYNDKCVFLTKEGYCVLQVSAVNSGMHQWALKPFYCCIYPLTFWEGALTYDDDHAEDLPYCGLRATHNHAGPVIEICKDEFIYVLGEDGYAELLRIYDEWKKLKNK; encoded by the coding sequence ATGAGCGAGCTAAATGTCGGTGTTGAACCCGAAAGGGGCGCATTTCAAGGTAAATTTGTCTATGTCAAGAATTTTAAAATAGATACGATCGTTTTCAGTGCTGGATTTGTCCCGTTTTGCAATGTTCCAGTTTGTCGCGCTAATTGTTGTTACTGGGGAGTTTATGTGGATTTAAAGGAACGGGAGAAAATTTTGGCGCATAAGGACTTGATTTTAAAGTTTATGGATGAAACACAACCAAAAGATGTTGAGCTCTGGTTTGAGAAAGAGGAATGGGAAGACCCGGATTTTCCCTCAGGCAAATGTGTCGGCACGAATGTTTACAATGATAAATGCGTTTTTTTAACAAAAGAAGGATATTGTGTTCTGCAAGTTAGCGCTGTGAATAGCGGTATGCATCAATGGGCTTTGAAGCCGTTTTATTGCTGTATTTATCCTTTAACTTTCTGGGAGGGCGCTTTAACTTATGATGATGATCACGCTGAAGATCTACCATATTGTGGATTAAGAGCAACACATAACCACGCTGGACCAGTAATTGAGATATGCAAGGATGAATTTATCTATGTCCTTGGTGAGGATGGATATGCTGAGTTGTTGAGGATTTACGATGAATGGAAGAAACTAAAAAATAAATAA
- a CDS encoding YceD family protein, giving the protein MKINISKLSDGEHNYTFVTKPLELEIDERRFNKPVYVEVTLEKSRRQIFLKANIYTVGRFQCDRCVEDFDLVLENSYRMYYVYSEEESKKYEPDEVMVITPETNEIDISDDVRQMVLLSVPMKLLCYEECLGLCPRCGKNLNFEVCTCKVEEIDPRWAPLLKLMEDENFKSEN; this is encoded by the coding sequence ATGAAGATCAACATCTCAAAGTTGTCCGATGGGGAACACAATTATACATTTGTAACGAAACCATTGGAACTTGAAATTGACGAGCGGAGATTTAATAAACCAGTTTATGTTGAGGTTACGCTTGAAAAGTCAAGGCGACAGATCTTTTTAAAAGCGAATATCTACACCGTTGGCAGATTCCAATGTGATAGGTGTGTAGAGGACTTTGATTTAGTGCTTGAGAACAGTTATAGAATGTATTATGTTTACAGCGAGGAAGAGTCAAAGAAGTATGAGCCGGACGAGGTTATGGTTATAACTCCTGAAACGAATGAGATTGATATATCCGATGATGTAAGGCAAATGGTGTTGCTTTCGGTTCCGATGAAGTTGCTATGCTATGAGGAGTGTCTTGGGCTTTGTCCGAGATGCGGTAAAAATTTAAATTTTGAGGTTTGTACTTGTAAAGTTGAGGAGATAGACCCGCGTTGGGCTCCTCTTTTAAAACTTATGGAAGATGAAAACTTTAAAAGTGAAAACTAA
- a CDS encoding ABC transporter permease, producing the protein MFRIISVFKKEILQIRRNRLLMGIMIIAPVIQLFILGYAATFEVKNLPVAVFDLDKSRLTSEIVNAINSTETFDVVIYIKSSREIDDVLKMGKANLVIVFPSEFEKKIIKGEKVELMVVVDGSDANSATIALGFFVSMIWDKFISLVEKKLLSMGFKTLPMCEPEVRVWFNPEMRSAVFIVPGLIGMILITVTLIMTSMSMVREKEQGTIEQLLVTPIKSHELLIGKILPFILIGLFDAVAIILVGRFWFKVPMHGSLFLLFVSTFIFLMTTLGLGIFSSVVSRTQQQALMTAYFFAMPNIILSGFVFPVESMPSLIRFITNFIPLKYFLLILRGIFLKGAGFELLYPNIIVLLCFGVLIFGFSVFRFRKYIG; encoded by the coding sequence ATGTTTAGAATAATTTCGGTTTTCAAAAAGGAAATTTTACAGATACGCAGAAATCGGCTTCTTATGGGGATTATGATAATAGCTCCTGTGATACAGCTTTTCATACTTGGATATGCTGCTACATTTGAGGTGAAGAATTTACCCGTTGCTGTCTTTGATTTAGATAAAAGCCGTTTGACAAGCGAGATTGTAAATGCGATAAATTCAACGGAAACATTTGATGTTGTGATTTATATTAAGAGTTCAAGAGAAATTGATGATGTTTTGAAGATGGGGAAGGCGAATTTAGTTATAGTTTTCCCAAGCGAATTTGAGAAAAAAATTATTAAAGGTGAAAAGGTTGAACTTATGGTTGTTGTTGATGGAAGCGATGCTAACTCGGCTACGATTGCGCTTGGGTTTTTTGTGAGCATGATTTGGGATAAATTTATCTCATTGGTTGAGAAAAAATTATTATCAATGGGTTTTAAAACCCTTCCAATGTGCGAACCGGAAGTGAGGGTGTGGTTCAATCCTGAAATGAGGTCAGCAGTTTTTATTGTGCCGGGTTTGATTGGAATGATACTTATAACTGTGACCTTGATAATGACTTCAATGTCAATGGTTAGGGAAAAGGAACAAGGGACGATTGAGCAGTTGCTTGTCACACCGATTAAAAGTCACGAGTTGTTGATAGGTAAAATTTTGCCATTTATTTTAATTGGTTTATTTGATGCGGTAGCAATTATACTTGTAGGGAGGTTTTGGTTTAAGGTTCCGATGCATGGGAGTTTGTTTTTGCTTTTCGTTTCAACATTTATTTTTCTTATGACGACGCTTGGTTTAGGAATTTTTTCGTCAGTTGTTTCAAGGACACAACAACAGGCGCTGATGACAGCGTATTTTTTTGCGATGCCAAATATAATCCTTTCTGGCTTTGTATTCCCAGTTGAAAGCATGCCTTCTCTGATAAGGTTCATCACTAATTTTATCCCGTTGAAGTACTTCCTTTTGATCCTTCGTGGGATTTTTCTCAAGGGGGCAGGGTTTGAACTACTTTACCCAAATATAATTGTTCTCCTCTGTTTCGGGGTTTTAATCTTCGGCTTTAGCGTTTTCAGATTTAGGAAGTATATCGGATGA
- the rpmF gene encoding 50S ribosomal protein L32 → MPNPKRRHSRSRRDKRRANYKPTAPTLSECPQCHEPKLPHRACPKCGYYHGRTVITPKE, encoded by the coding sequence ATGCCAAATCCAAAACGTAGACATTCAAGGTCGCGTAGGGACAAGAGAAGAGCCAATTACAAACCAACAGCACCAACATTAAGCGAATGTCCACAATGTCATGAGCCGAAGCTACCTCACCGTGCTTGTCCAAAATGCGGTTATTATCACGGTAGAACCGTGATAACTCCAAAAGAATAA
- the fabF gene encoding beta-ketoacyl-ACP synthase II, whose protein sequence is MRNRKRVVVTGMGVISPVGLTIEEFWKNLLDGKSGVGYITKFDTTNFATKFAAEVKNFDPLNYMDRKLAQRMDIFTQFAMAATEMAIQDAGLNSDSKIDKERVAVVYSSGIGGMWTYHTQHELLFKTGSPRHISPFTVTMMIIDIVAGYISIRYGYKGPNYATVSACASSANSITDAVMLIERGLADVVITGGAESAICPMGVGSFNAMRALSTRNDAPEKASRPFDAERDGFVMGEGAGTLILESLEHALNRGAKIYAEVAGFGLTADAYHITAPAPNGEGAVRSMSMALKDAGLLPGDIDYINAHGTSTKENDKNETQAIKTVFGEHAYKLAVNSTKSMIGHLLGAAGAVEAIATILSITTGKIHPTINYEYPDPECDLFYVPNKAIDREVKAAISNSFGFGGHNVSIVFKKFEE, encoded by the coding sequence ATGCGAAACCGTAAAAGGGTCGTCGTAACTGGAATGGGCGTAATATCGCCAGTTGGATTAACAATTGAAGAATTTTGGAAAAACCTGCTTGATGGGAAAAGTGGAGTTGGATATATAACAAAGTTTGATACGACAAATTTTGCAACGAAGTTTGCAGCTGAGGTAAAGAATTTTGACCCGTTGAATTACATGGACAGAAAGCTTGCGCAACGAATGGACATATTCACTCAATTTGCGATGGCAGCGACTGAAATGGCTATTCAAGATGCAGGTCTTAACTCAGATTCAAAAATAGATAAAGAAAGAGTCGCTGTAGTTTATTCCTCAGGTATCGGTGGAATGTGGACATATCACACTCAACATGAGCTTCTTTTTAAAACTGGGTCACCGAGACATATAAGTCCTTTTACCGTTACGATGATGATAATTGATATAGTAGCAGGTTATATTTCAATCCGATATGGATATAAAGGGCCAAACTATGCAACTGTTTCAGCTTGTGCAAGTTCCGCAAATTCTATTACCGATGCGGTTATGTTGATTGAGCGCGGTCTTGCTGATGTCGTAATAACTGGTGGGGCAGAATCTGCGATTTGCCCTATGGGGGTTGGTTCTTTCAACGCTATGAGAGCTCTTTCAACAAGAAATGATGCCCCTGAGAAAGCAAGTAGACCTTTTGATGCGGAGCGTGATGGTTTTGTTATGGGTGAGGGAGCTGGAACTTTAATACTTGAATCGCTTGAACATGCTTTAAATCGTGGAGCGAAAATTTATGCAGAGGTTGCTGGTTTTGGTCTTACAGCGGATGCATATCATATAACAGCGCCAGCTCCAAACGGCGAAGGTGCGGTAAGGTCAATGTCTATGGCTTTAAAAGATGCTGGGCTTTTGCCCGGGGATATTGATTACATAAACGCTCATGGAACTTCAACGAAAGAGAATGATAAGAACGAGACACAGGCGATAAAAACCGTCTTCGGGGAACACGCTTATAAACTTGCTGTTAATTCAACAAAGTCAATGATAGGGCATCTACTCGGCGCAGCAGGTGCTGTTGAGGCAATAGCTACAATACTTTCAATCACCACCGGAAAGATTCATCCGACGATAAATTATGAGTATCCTGATCCAGAATGCGATCTGTTTTATGTTCCGAACAAGGCGATAGATAGAGAAGTAAAAGCAGCGATTTCAAATTCTTTTGGTTTTGGTGGTCACAATGTTTCAATAGTTTTCAAAAAGTTTGAAGAGTGA
- the plsX gene encoding phosphate acyltransferase PlsX, which yields MENSKKIKIAVDAMGGDYAPENVIEGAIMALRESNNRFEIVFVGDEEKIKNELRKYDTIGLSYSIVDAPQVIGMDDIPTVALRRKKNSSIVVGMKLHSDGEVDAFASAGNTGAVLTAATFILGRIEGISRPTIGSVFPTESGRKSIMLDVGANVDCKPNHLFEFAIMGSIYSSEILGQKNPKVALLNIGEESTKGGDVVLQAYQLLSESKLNFAGNVEGRDILLGKADVIVCDGFVGNIVLKFAESVLGVLKRKLRNYAMRNIFRRLTFGLLARGLRKALKEFDYQEYGGVPFLGVNGVAIIGHGSSTAVAIKNMIYRAEETVYKKINQKIKEALKTYKIKAEV from the coding sequence ATGGAAAATTCAAAGAAGATTAAAATCGCTGTTGATGCGATGGGTGGGGACTATGCACCCGAGAATGTGATTGAGGGTGCAATTATGGCTTTAAGGGAATCTAACAATCGTTTTGAGATTGTATTCGTTGGCGATGAGGAGAAGATAAAAAATGAACTGAGAAAGTATGATACCATTGGGTTGAGTTACTCAATAGTTGATGCGCCTCAGGTGATAGGGATGGATGATATTCCTACTGTGGCTTTGAGGAGGAAGAAGAACTCGTCAATAGTTGTTGGGATGAAGCTTCACAGCGATGGTGAAGTTGACGCTTTTGCAAGCGCTGGCAATACTGGGGCGGTTTTGACAGCAGCGACTTTTATACTTGGACGAATAGAGGGGATTTCAAGACCGACGATTGGGAGTGTTTTCCCGACCGAGTCGGGAAGAAAAAGTATAATGCTTGATGTTGGTGCAAATGTTGATTGTAAGCCGAATCATTTATTTGAATTTGCGATTATGGGGAGTATTTATTCAAGTGAAATACTTGGACAGAAGAATCCCAAGGTTGCGCTTTTAAACATCGGAGAGGAAAGCACAAAAGGTGGGGATGTCGTCTTACAGGCGTATCAGCTTTTATCGGAGAGTAAATTAAATTTTGCTGGTAATGTTGAAGGCAGAGATATCCTTTTGGGGAAGGCGGATGTCATCGTTTGTGATGGTTTTGTTGGGAACATAGTTTTGAAGTTTGCCGAAAGCGTTCTTGGTGTTTTGAAAAGGAAGTTAAGAAATTATGCGATGAGGAATATATTCCGCAGGTTGACTTTTGGTTTGCTTGCCCGTGGTTTGAGGAAAGCATTGAAAGAGTTTGATTATCAAGAATATGGTGGGGTTCCTTTTTTGGGTGTGAATGGTGTTGCTATAATTGGTCATGGGAGTTCAACTGCGGTTGCGATTAAGAATATGATTTACAGAGCTGAAGAAACGGTTTACAAAAAAATCAATCAAAAAATTAAGGAAGCATTGAAAACTTACAAAATTAAAGCGGAGGTGTAA